A genomic segment from Streptosporangium roseum DSM 43021 encodes:
- the kynU gene encoding kynureninase produces the protein MTISRADCVALDADDPLKHLRDEFVLPDGTIYLVGNSLGAMPRAAAAATARVVEEEWGRQLVGGWNSAGWFDLPLTTGDRLAPLIGAGPGQVVVGESTSIAIVKAVSAAMGLRPGRRVIISDLANFPTDRYMVEGLVKALGGYEVRDIGVLDEVLGDDVACVLMSEVDYRTGERHDTAAVTAKVQAAGALMIWDLCHSAGAFQVDMSAADFAVGCTYKYLNAGPGAPAFVYVNPRHHARAEHMLTGWHGHAAPFAFEPGYRPAEGIRRFTVSTPHVLSYAPLNASLDIWERVDLGQVRAKSVALTSLFIDLAEELRAPYGVELVTPRDPERRGSQVSLRHPDGYPVMRALIDRGVHGDFRAPDILRFGFAPLYIRFADVYDAVATLTEVLEKEHWRDERYQRRLAVT, from the coding sequence GTGACCATCAGCCGCGCGGACTGCGTCGCCCTCGACGCGGACGATCCCCTCAAGCACCTCAGGGACGAGTTCGTCCTGCCCGACGGAACGATCTATCTGGTCGGGAACTCGCTCGGCGCGATGCCCAGAGCGGCCGCGGCCGCCACGGCACGGGTCGTGGAAGAGGAGTGGGGCCGGCAACTGGTCGGCGGCTGGAACTCCGCCGGCTGGTTCGACCTGCCGCTGACCACCGGTGACCGCCTGGCCCCGCTGATCGGCGCGGGTCCCGGACAGGTCGTGGTGGGCGAGAGCACCTCGATCGCCATCGTCAAGGCGGTCTCGGCGGCCATGGGCCTCCGCCCCGGCCGCCGGGTGATCATCTCCGACCTGGCCAACTTCCCGACCGACCGCTACATGGTCGAGGGCCTCGTCAAGGCGCTGGGCGGCTACGAGGTGCGCGACATCGGGGTCCTCGACGAGGTGCTGGGGGACGACGTCGCCTGCGTGCTGATGTCGGAGGTGGACTACCGGACCGGAGAGCGCCACGACACCGCGGCGGTGACCGCGAAGGTCCAGGCGGCGGGCGCGTTGATGATCTGGGACCTGTGCCACAGCGCCGGCGCCTTCCAGGTCGACATGTCGGCGGCCGACTTCGCGGTCGGCTGCACCTACAAATACCTCAACGCCGGCCCGGGGGCCCCGGCGTTCGTCTACGTCAACCCGCGGCACCACGCCCGGGCCGAGCACATGCTGACCGGCTGGCACGGCCACGCGGCGCCGTTCGCGTTCGAGCCGGGCTACCGCCCCGCCGAGGGCATCCGGCGCTTCACCGTGAGCACCCCGCACGTGCTGTCCTACGCCCCGCTCAACGCGTCGCTGGACATCTGGGAACGGGTGGACCTGGGACAGGTCCGGGCCAAGAGCGTGGCCCTGACCTCGCTCTTCATCGACCTGGCCGAGGAGCTCCGCGCGCCGTACGGGGTCGAGCTGGTCACCCCCAGGGACCCGGAGCGTCGCGGCAGCCAGGTCAGCCTCCGCCACCCCGACGGTTACCCGGTCATGCGCGCGCTGATCGACCGCGGCGTCCACGGGGACTTCCGCGCCCCCGACATCCTGCGCTTCGGCTTCGCCCCGCTCTACATCCGGTTCGCCGACGTCTACGACGCGGTCGCCACGCTGACCGAGGTGCTGGAGAAGGAGCACTGGCGCGACGAGCGGTACCAGCGGCGCCTGGCCGTCACCTGA